AAGGCTTGCAATCAAAAATTTCAAATAGAGTTTGGCCCAAAAGTCACCCACCTGCGGCGTTGCAGACAAATTTGCAATCCTCACAACCATGAGGTTGCTCCGGTTGCAAATTTGTCTGCGCCTTGCATCTGAGCAACTTTTCGACCAAACACCAGCACCGTTAATTCTGCAATAAAATAATAAATAAGGAGGCGATATGAAATCCATTGAAGAATTAAATTTTCCGTCAGATGTTAGATACACCGATGATCATGAATGGGCAAAGGTTGAAGGTGATCTGGTAACGGTGGGCATTTCTGATTATGCCCAGGACCAGCTTGGCGAAATTGTCTTTGTGGAAATGCCCGAAATTGGTGACACATTTGGCCAGGGAGATGAGTTTGGCAGTGTGGAATCCGTTAAAGCGGTATCTGAAATTTTTCTTCCCATTGCAGGTGAAATTGTCGAGGTTAATGAGGAACTTGAAGATGCCCCTGAGCTTGTCAACACCAACTGCTATGATAAAGGTTGGCTTGTCAAAATAAAACCCGACGATTTGTCCGAAATGGACAGCCTTAAAGACCAGGCTGCATACCTTGAAATGCTGAAAGGATAAATGCCATGCGTTATCTGCCGCATACAAGACAGGACATCGACCAGATGCTGGCTGTCACCGGCCATGCCGATCTGAATCAGCTGTTTGACATCATTCCCGATTCTGCCAAGACAAAGACCGGATTAAACCTGCCGGACAGTTTAAGCGAATGGGATCTAAATGCGACAATGGAAGAACTGGCCTCACAAAATGCGGCATGCGGATCATATACATGCCTGATAGGCGCAGGTTCTTACGACCACCACATTCCTGCCATTGTGCCTTACCTGATTTCCAGATCCGAGTTTATGACGGCCTACACCCCTTACCAGCCAGAAGTCAGCCAAGGCACTTTACAGGGGATCTATGAATTCCAAACCATGATCACAGCCCTTTTGGGTATGGACATTGCCACGGCCTCTCATTACGATGGGGGTACAGCCTTGGCAGAATGCGCGCTGATTGCACTGAACAAGTCAAAAAAAGCAAATAAGATTGCCGTGTCAAGCCTTGTTCATCCTGCCCATCGCCAGATCATTCAGACCTATCTTAATCCATCCGAATTTGAAATGGTCGAAATACCGGCTGATAAAAACGGCCTGACAGATGTGGCTGCTTTTAAAGCTATGGATGGTGTTGCCGGGGTGGCCGTTCAGTCTC
This window of the uncultured Desulfobacter sp. genome carries:
- the gcvH gene encoding glycine cleavage system protein GcvH; this encodes MKSIEELNFPSDVRYTDDHEWAKVEGDLVTVGISDYAQDQLGEIVFVEMPEIGDTFGQGDEFGSVESVKAVSEIFLPIAGEIVEVNEELEDAPELVNTNCYDKGWLVKIKPDDLSEMDSLKDQAAYLEMLKG